The Streptomyces kanamyceticus DNA segment CGACGACGGAGCCTTCCAGGCGGTCGCGCCAGAGTTCGAGGGCGGCGGCGCTGCGGGTGGTGCCGAGCTGAGCCGCGAGGTCCGGCACGGACGGGTCGGCGAGCGTGCAGATCACCTCGTTGTCCGCGGGCAGCCGCTTGCGCGTGACGCCGCTCGCGACCATGTTCGCGTCGCAGAGGATCGGCGCCCCCTCGCGCAGCGCCTTGCGGGCGTCGGCCACCACCTGGGGGCTGTAGGCGAGATCGCGCACGAGGTCGACCATCCCGCAGGCGTGGATCATCCGCACCGCGACCTGGCTGACGTCGGCGGGCAGCCCCGCTAGGTCCGCCTCCGCGCGGATGGTGGCAAAGGACTCGCGGTAGATCGCCGCGCCGTCCTTCTCGTAGTCGAACACTGTGCTCTCGCTCATCTCGTCGTGGTCGTAGGAGTCGTCGTGGTCATGGGGACCGTCGTACGCGTGCTCGCGCGTGCCGTGGTGACCGCCTCGGTCAGGGTGGGTCCCGTGACGGGCACGGCCGAGCCGCCGGTGCGCACGGTCACCTCGTAGCGGCCGTCCCCCGTGGCGAG contains these protein-coding regions:
- a CDS encoding precorrin-8X methylmutase is translated as MFDYEKDGAAIYRESFATIRAEADLAGLPADVSQVAVRMIHACGMVDLVRDLAYSPQVVADARKALREGAPILCDANMVASGVTRKRLPADNEVICTLADPSVPDLAAQLGTTRSAAALELWRDRLEGSVVAIGNAPTALFRLLEMIEEGAPRPAAVLGIPVGFVGAAESKDALAAHASGIEHLVVRGRRGGSAMAAAAINAIASETE